The Nitrosopumilus sp. genome includes a window with the following:
- a CDS encoding transcriptional repressor — MQQLEDLVILLRKEGFRITPQRIAIVDYLLKTEDHPSAEHIHKTIQKKYPMISLSTVYKTLDLLKEKKLVSEIEVKGETRFDVHTDEHLNLVCMNCGKIDDVDEDSLKEIQNRATKKSKYLIVKSRFELFGYCTRCKSKFN, encoded by the coding sequence ATGCAGCAATTAGAAGATCTAGTTATATTGCTACGTAAAGAAGGATTCCGAATTACACCACAAAGAATAGCAATAGTAGATTATCTTTTAAAAACCGAGGATCATCCCAGCGCAGAGCACATTCACAAGACCATTCAAAAAAAATATCCCATGATAAGTCTCTCTACAGTTTACAAGACACTTGATCTTCTAAAAGAGAAAAAATTAGTAAGTGAGATTGAAGTAAAAGGGGAAACAAGATTTGATGTACATACAGATGAGCATCTCAATCTAGTTTGTATGAATTGTGGTAAAATAGATGATGTTGATGAGGATTCACTAAAAGAGATCCAAAATAGAGCTACAAAAAAATCAAAATATCTTATTGTAAAGAGTCGTTTTGAACTGTTTGGTTATTGTACTCGTTGTAAATCTAAATTCAATTAG
- a CDS encoding acetolactate synthase large subunit — protein MKASDLFVKCLENEGVEYIFGIPGEENADFMMSLSESKIKFILTRHEQGAAFMADVYGRLTGKVGVCLATLGPGATNLVTGVANANMDRSRLLAITGQTDSHLLHKESHQNMDAITLFKPITKWNWSIRNPQNIPEIVRRAFKISLEEKPGATHIELPQDIAKKDADIPPIEPQPVFRSEPNEQLIKQAVKIILEAKNPVIFLGNGCVRENASPHIRKFVEKTGIIAMNTFMGKGVVSDDSPLHLHTIGIKDADHALLAMKSADVVIAVGVDLVEYSPKNWNLDFSKKIIHIDFTPSEVYTYYRPMVEIVSDIGYAVDAILEELELQKKTNPELDAFPRKEIPKLFKKIINEVDERRDSFNHNMAFPIKPEKLVIDVRNALGEKDIVLSDVGAHKLWISKIYKTYQPNTCIIPNGFCSMGFAFPGAIAAKIVHPNRNVVAMCGDAGFLMNIQELETAVRLKLSVITIVWCDCDLGMISMKQKNEFGKSVFTKFTNPDFIKLAESFGAVGFVVKSTKDFSKILEDVKKIKDKPVIIAIDVDYSRNNVLLNDSNYENV, from the coding sequence ATGAAAGCTTCTGATTTGTTTGTTAAATGCCTGGAAAATGAGGGTGTTGAATACATTTTTGGTATTCCTGGTGAAGAAAATGCTGATTTTATGATGTCATTATCTGAATCTAAAATTAAATTCATTTTAACACGTCATGAACAAGGTGCTGCTTTTATGGCTGATGTGTATGGACGGCTTACCGGAAAAGTAGGCGTATGCCTTGCAACTTTAGGTCCAGGCGCTACTAATCTTGTTACAGGGGTCGCCAATGCAAACATGGACAGATCAAGATTACTTGCAATTACAGGTCAAACTGATTCTCATCTACTACATAAAGAATCTCATCAAAACATGGATGCAATTACTTTGTTCAAACCTATCACCAAGTGGAACTGGTCAATACGTAATCCTCAAAACATTCCAGAAATCGTAAGAAGAGCATTCAAAATTTCACTTGAAGAAAAACCTGGCGCAACACATATTGAATTACCGCAAGATATTGCAAAGAAAGATGCTGACATTCCACCAATAGAACCACAACCAGTTTTTAGATCTGAACCAAATGAACAGTTGATTAAACAAGCAGTAAAGATAATTCTTGAAGCCAAAAATCCCGTGATTTTTCTTGGAAATGGATGTGTTCGTGAAAATGCCAGTCCCCACATAAGAAAATTTGTAGAAAAAACAGGCATTATTGCCATGAACACGTTTATGGGAAAAGGTGTAGTCTCAGATGACTCGCCTCTGCATTTACACACTATTGGAATTAAAGATGCGGATCATGCTTTGCTTGCAATGAAATCAGCTGATGTGGTAATTGCTGTAGGTGTTGATCTCGTGGAATATAGTCCAAAGAATTGGAATTTAGACTTTAGCAAGAAAATAATACATATTGATTTTACTCCCTCTGAAGTATATACTTACTACAGACCAATGGTTGAGATCGTTTCGGATATTGGATATGCAGTTGATGCCATTTTGGAAGAATTAGAACTGCAAAAAAAAACAAATCCAGAATTAGATGCATTCCCAAGAAAAGAAATTCCCAAATTATTTAAAAAAATTATTAATGAAGTAGATGAAAGAAGGGATTCATTTAATCATAATATGGCATTTCCCATAAAGCCTGAGAAGTTAGTAATCGATGTTCGCAATGCATTAGGCGAAAAGGATATTGTGTTATCTGATGTAGGTGCACACAAACTTTGGATTTCTAAAATTTACAAAACATATCAGCCAAATACATGCATAATTCCAAATGGTTTTTGTTCAATGGGATTTGCCTTTCCTGGAGCCATCGCTGCAAAGATAGTTCACCCTAACAGAAATGTGGTGGCGATGTGCGGTGATGCGGGGTTTTTGATGAACATACAAGAGCTTGAAACGGCAGTACGTCTAAAACTTTCAGTCATTACAATAGTATGGTGTGATTGTGACTTGGGAATGATTTCAATGAAACAAAAGAATGAATTTGGTAAAAGTGTTTTTACTAAATTTACAAATCCTGATTTTATCAAATTAGCTGAAAGTTTTGGAGCAGTAGGATTTGTCGTAAAGTCTACTAAAGATTTTTCAAAGATTTTAGAGGATGTAAAAAAAATCAAAGACAAACCAGTGATAATTGCAATTGATGTGGACTATTCAAGGAATAATGTTTTGTTAAATGACAGTAATTATGAAAATGTATGA
- a CDS encoding tRNA (adenine-N1)-methyltransferase, with the protein MGKIKNNSPVLFFYNNSKKWLAKISKKESFHTHIGVIKHSDAIGKEYGSRLITNKDKYVYLLKPTMYDYVMKIQHGTQIVYPKDLGYIVARSGIGDGQKIVEIGTGSGSLTSFVANIVKPRGHVYTFDVDENFIKIAEKNIKKAGVSKYVTQHNLDLKTTKIMPLEEMDVALIDLGDPWTIIPKVRQMLKGSGSVFAICPTMNQLEKLTMTLVENEFTDIESTEHILRTIEAREGKTRHSFQGIGHTTYLCFARKAFFGRELRKLTEKTPEPKDLSTEKTPNKINKKIASKVTGKKEKKVRKKSA; encoded by the coding sequence ATGGGTAAAATAAAGAATAATTCTCCTGTACTATTTTTCTATAATAATTCAAAAAAATGGTTAGCTAAAATCTCAAAAAAGGAATCATTTCATACCCATATTGGCGTAATTAAACATTCTGATGCTATTGGTAAGGAGTATGGGTCCAGATTAATTACAAACAAGGACAAGTATGTCTATCTTCTGAAACCCACGATGTATGATTATGTAATGAAAATACAACATGGAACTCAGATCGTTTACCCAAAAGATCTTGGATATATTGTTGCAAGATCTGGAATTGGTGACGGGCAAAAGATTGTTGAAATTGGAACAGGTAGTGGTTCATTGACTTCTTTTGTAGCAAACATTGTAAAACCACGTGGACATGTTTACACTTTTGATGTTGATGAAAATTTCATAAAGATTGCAGAAAAAAATATCAAAAAAGCAGGAGTTTCAAAATATGTAACACAACATAACTTGGATCTAAAGACTACAAAAATAATGCCGCTGGAAGAAATGGATGTTGCATTAATCGATTTAGGAGATCCGTGGACTATAATTCCAAAAGTACGACAAATGCTAAAAGGCAGTGGGAGTGTATTTGCCATTTGCCCAACCATGAACCAATTAGAGAAATTGACTATGACATTAGTTGAAAACGAGTTCACCGATATAGAGTCTACTGAACACATTCTACGTACAATTGAGGCCAGAGAAGGAAAAACAAGACATTCTTTTCAAGGTATTGGTCATACAACATACCTTTGTTTTGCAAGAAAAGCCTTCTTTGGAAGGGAATTAAGAAAACTAACTGAAAAAACACCAGAGCCAAAGGATCTTTCTACAGAAAAAACTCCAAATAAAATTAATAAAAAAATAGCCTCAAAGGTAACCGGAAAAAAAGAAAAGAAAGTAAGAAAAAAATCAGCCTAG